The genomic stretch TTCATCTACTTCTTCAATAATATCGGGCAGATAGGCACCTTCTCGATCATTGAAGACTATTTTCCCTTCAGATAGACCAACACACGACCCACAGCGATTACACAGACCTGATCTGATCGTTTCTTTTAAAACATCAATTTTTTTCACAAACGTATATCTGCCTGATCCCTAATTCTGATAACCAGGTATCTTGAAATTTAATGATCAATTTTTCTGACCATTCACGTAATATTTTAGGTCCTACCGGCAGCAAGACCGTACCTTTATGATATATAAGTTTCCAACCGGTTTCTTTGAACATCTCTTTCACCTCTGGCGAAGGAAGAAAACGATGTGGTCCTTCGCCATGTCCACCAAAGAGGCAAGTATAGATCTGATAGGGGATCTCACTTGTTAAGGGGGGGCAACTTAAAACCAGTAGAGCTTCGGGAGTTGATACTCGATATAGTTCTTTTAAAAAGTTGATCGGCTCTGATACATGCTCCAGAGTCTCTAATGAGAGAATTCTATCAAAACAGGAATCTTCATAAGGTAATTCTGAATAGGAAGATATCTTTGTCTGCTTAGCTTCGGGTCTTAAACGGGCAGCCACATTTATTAAACCCTGTGATATCTCTGCATTTTCTATGCTAACATGAGGATTTGCCTTAAGAATAAAGTCATTTGCTTCACAATCCCTGCTGGTGATGTTCAGAATTCTTGATCCCTCTTTTAATCGGAGCAAGGGGATAGTTTCTCTGAATCTCTGGGCATGAGTATCCTTTACTCTCTCATTTTCCTTAACATAGATATCTGCTGCCGAATCCCAGTGATACTCGACATCTTTGTCTTTCCAGGAATTGATCCGGAATGATCTTTTACTACTCATTTCCTGTTAAGAATAGCTATCTGATCTGCCAGTAGTCCGATAAGGAAAATCAAAACACCTATGATACAGAGGATTACCCCTGTATTAGAAAACCTCTGAACATGAATATAATTAGATAACCCCCAAAAAAAGCCGAAAGTGGTTATAAAAACACTTACAGGAAAGAATATTTTTAACGGATTAAAGAGCATAATTACCCTTGTTAGCAAGAGAAGAGTCTTTGCCCCATCCTTAAAGAATTTTACACTGCTTGTTCTTCCCTCTCTCTCTTTCACGGTGATGGGAAAAGTTCCGATCTGATAACCCTCTTTTAAGAATGCTAACGTAGATGTTGTTGAAAACGAGAAACCATTAGGCATGACATGCAGCATCCTAAAAATTAGATCACGATGGAAGCCACGTAATCCCGAGTTATAGTCGGGTAACTTCTGACTTACAAGATACTCGCCGATCAGCCGGATAAATGTTTTACCGACAAGTCGTGATTTAACCTGATGTGAATCTTTATCGCGCTCTCCGATCACCATTTCATAATCATCTAACATTTCGATCATTTGAGGTAGATAAGATGGGTCATGCTGTCCGTCACTATCCATAAAAATTACCTTTTCCCCTTTTGCTTTTCTGATGCCTGTTTTCAATGAAGCACCATATCCCTTGTTGATCGTATGGTTGATAACTCTTACAGAAAATTGCTTTGAGATCTCGGCTGTCCTGTCGGTTGATCCATCATTAACTACAATAACTTCAACTTTTTTATTAAAACTCAGGTTAGTCAGTTTCTCAAGAGTATTCTTTATTCCCACTTCTTCATTATAGGCAGGAATTATCACTGAAACATCAAATTCATACTTCATACTCTACATATCCTTTCTTGATAACGCGTTATCACCTTCAAATAC from Candidatus Cloacimonadota bacterium encodes the following:
- a CDS encoding methyltransferase domain-containing protein, translating into MSSKRSFRINSWKDKDVEYHWDSAADIYVKENERVKDTHAQRFRETIPLLRLKEGSRILNITSRDCEANDFILKANPHVSIENAEISQGLINVAARLRPEAKQTKISSYSELPYEDSCFDRILSLETLEHVSEPINFLKELYRVSTPEALLVLSCPPLTSEIPYQIYTCLFGGHGEGPHRFLPSPEVKEMFKETGWKLIYHKGTVLLPVGPKILREWSEKLIIKFQDTWLSELGIRQIYVCEKN
- a CDS encoding glycosyltransferase family 2 protein; its protein translation is MKYEFDVSVIIPAYNEEVGIKNTLEKLTNLSFNKKVEVIVVNDGSTDRTAEISKQFSVRVINHTINKGYGASLKTGIRKAKGEKVIFMDSDGQHDPSYLPQMIEMLDDYEMVIGERDKDSHQVKSRLVGKTFIRLIGEYLVSQKLPDYNSGLRGFHRDLIFRMLHVMPNGFSFSTTSTLAFLKEGYQIGTFPITVKEREGRTSSVKFFKDGAKTLLLLTRVIMLFNPLKIFFPVSVFITTFGFFWGLSNYIHVQRFSNTGVILCIIGVLIFLIGLLADQIAILNRK